From the Bdellovibrio reynosensis genome, one window contains:
- a CDS encoding outer membrane protein assembly factor BamB family protein, with protein sequence MKLLAVIGSALVLTGCTTINGVLETWSSKNDAKREYQVRTAWVRQTTVKDNLGFRKINRMTPVLAGELVIQGNGLDGIVAYERESGKQKWRLNIPNGAEPSAALIRDRLFVGASDGNFYSIEASTGQVQWTFPTKAENLSTPLLDEGIVYFLAGNNVFYALDAATGRQLWLYSRQDTSQFSIRGGSQAALHNGTIYVGFTDGSLVALNAKNGSAVWEVQLNNNKRFRDIDATPVIDGNQIYIAGYDDKLYSVSADKGEVLWRIDGGGYSAVTLAGDKLFFPTTNGEVWALKKANGEKLWSYKVKDGIATQVKTYKGSLVFGESQGRLQFLDMNSGAVLGGMEPGRGILSSPQVDEKANRVYFISGEANLYAIEAGWTKKPYFTE encoded by the coding sequence ATGAAATTATTAGCGGTTATTGGTTCGGCATTAGTGCTTACAGGCTGCACCACCATCAATGGTGTGCTTGAAACCTGGAGCTCTAAAAACGATGCTAAACGTGAATACCAAGTTAGAACCGCTTGGGTTCGCCAGACCACAGTGAAAGACAACTTGGGATTCCGTAAAATCAATCGTATGACCCCGGTTTTAGCTGGGGAATTAGTGATTCAAGGAAATGGTTTAGACGGTATTGTTGCTTATGAACGTGAAAGCGGTAAGCAAAAATGGCGTTTAAATATACCCAATGGCGCTGAACCCAGTGCTGCTTTGATCCGTGACCGTCTTTTTGTCGGGGCTAGCGATGGAAATTTCTATTCCATTGAAGCTAGCACGGGCCAAGTGCAATGGACCTTCCCAACGAAGGCTGAAAACCTGTCGACTCCGCTTTTGGATGAAGGCATCGTTTACTTCCTAGCTGGAAACAACGTTTTTTATGCTTTAGATGCGGCGACAGGTCGTCAGTTGTGGCTTTATTCGCGCCAAGATACATCCCAATTTTCAATCCGCGGTGGCAGTCAGGCGGCACTTCATAATGGAACTATTTATGTCGGCTTCACCGATGGATCCTTAGTTGCCTTAAATGCAAAAAATGGATCTGCCGTTTGGGAAGTTCAGCTTAATAACAATAAGCGCTTCCGTGATATTGATGCGACCCCAGTGATTGATGGAAATCAAATCTATATTGCGGGTTATGATGACAAGCTTTACAGCGTTTCAGCTGATAAGGGCGAAGTCCTTTGGCGTATCGACGGCGGCGGGTATAGTGCTGTGACCCTGGCTGGGGATAAATTGTTTTTCCCTACAACGAATGGTGAAGTTTGGGCGCTTAAAAAAGCCAATGGTGAAAAACTTTGGTCTTACAAAGTGAAAGATGGGATTGCTACCCAAGTAAAGACTTATAAAGGCTCTTTAGTATTCGGTGAATCCCAAGGTCGGTTGCAGTTCTTAGATATGAATTCAGGCGCTGTTCTTGGTGGTATGGAACCAGGCAGAGGCATTCTTTCTTCACCTCAAGTGGATGAAAAAGCCAACCGCGTTTATTTTATTTCAGGCGAAGCAAATCTTTACGCCATCGAAGCTGGCTGGACTAAAAAACCTTATTTCACGGAGTAG
- a CDS encoding tetratricopeptide repeat protein has protein sequence MSTKISKEDLKSPDQMTKTLREGFVWTTSHSKMVIGAIGAFIVIGVGVSLMNYFSEKKEVSSQEKYFLLEKTYTEKKRGFEEASRAEIMQAQAKDKKAAPAFDPAKKASGELEKDYGTVVSGFESFISENPKTKAAQMAAVNLSDIYLSYKKNAEALTALEKVEKGLDKNDVLAGLVWMQMGNVYADRGDCKGAISKWESITSQKGLAFAHDEAKLRMGLCFETMNDTAKAEALYTEVTKKEDASTTDFAASKEAQKYLRLLKAKQNL, from the coding sequence TTGAGCACTAAAATTTCTAAAGAAGATTTAAAATCCCCAGACCAAATGACTAAAACCTTACGCGAAGGTTTCGTTTGGACAACTTCACACTCAAAAATGGTGATTGGCGCTATTGGCGCATTTATCGTGATTGGCGTTGGCGTTTCTTTGATGAATTATTTCTCAGAGAAGAAAGAAGTTTCTTCTCAAGAAAAATACTTCCTTCTTGAAAAGACTTACACAGAAAAAAAACGTGGTTTTGAAGAAGCTAGCCGTGCTGAAATCATGCAGGCGCAAGCTAAAGATAAAAAGGCAGCTCCAGCTTTTGATCCTGCTAAAAAAGCTTCTGGTGAACTAGAAAAAGACTATGGCACTGTGGTGAGTGGTTTTGAATCATTCATTTCTGAAAATCCAAAAACAAAAGCCGCGCAAATGGCGGCAGTGAACCTTAGCGATATCTACCTTTCCTATAAAAAGAATGCTGAAGCTTTAACTGCTTTAGAAAAAGTAGAAAAAGGCCTTGATAAGAATGACGTTCTTGCTGGTCTTGTATGGATGCAAATGGGTAACGTGTACGCAGACCGTGGTGACTGCAAAGGTGCGATCTCTAAATGGGAATCTATCACTTCACAAAAAGGTCTAGCGTTTGCTCATGATGAAGCAAAACTTCGCATGGGTCTTTGCTTTGAAACTATGAATGACACTGCAAAAGCGGAAGCTCTTTACACTGAAGTGACTAAAAAAGAAGACGCTAGCACCACTGATTTCGCTGCTTCTAAAGAAGCGCAAAAATACTTGCGCCTATTAAAAGCAAAACAAAATCTGTAG
- a CDS encoding Glu/Leu/Phe/Val dehydrogenase dimerization domain-containing protein, giving the protein MGTFELISKHGDHEQVVFCHDPHVGLKAIIAIHNTSLGPALGGTRMWNYKNEDEALIDVLRLSKGMTYKAAAAGLNLGGGKAVIIGDPKSQKSEGLFRAFGQFVNSLNGKYITAEDVGTSVQDMEHIYMETPWVTGIPKDFGGSGDPSPYTAHGVLMGIKASAKEKFGTDALKGLHIAVQGLGNVGSNLVKYLKEEGAIITVADIDMNRTKNIAEAFGAKAVSPDEILFVESDVLAPCALGAIVNDQTITKLKTKIIAGGANNVLAEARHGDQLKELGILYAPDYVINAGGLMNVFVELEGYSPERAFEKTKRVYNNILKVYEIAKRDNIGTHTAADRLAEERISTIGRLKQRHPGKSSRSFTTLKEVYNR; this is encoded by the coding sequence TTGGGAACTTTTGAGCTTATTTCTAAGCATGGTGACCATGAGCAAGTCGTATTCTGTCACGACCCTCATGTTGGTTTAAAAGCGATCATCGCTATTCACAATACTTCTTTGGGTCCCGCGCTTGGCGGTACTCGTATGTGGAATTATAAAAATGAAGACGAGGCGTTGATCGACGTTCTTCGTTTGTCTAAGGGTATGACTTATAAAGCAGCTGCTGCGGGTCTAAACCTTGGTGGTGGTAAAGCTGTTATCATCGGCGATCCTAAATCACAAAAATCAGAAGGATTGTTCCGTGCCTTCGGTCAATTCGTGAACTCTTTAAATGGTAAATACATCACAGCTGAAGACGTAGGTACTAGCGTTCAAGATATGGAACACATCTACATGGAAACTCCATGGGTGACTGGTATTCCTAAAGACTTCGGTGGTTCAGGTGATCCATCTCCTTACACGGCACACGGTGTATTGATGGGTATCAAAGCTTCTGCCAAAGAAAAATTCGGTACAGACGCTCTTAAAGGTCTGCACATCGCAGTTCAAGGTCTTGGAAACGTAGGTTCTAACCTTGTAAAATACCTTAAAGAAGAAGGCGCGATCATCACAGTGGCTGATATCGACATGAATCGCACTAAAAACATCGCTGAGGCCTTCGGTGCTAAAGCCGTTTCTCCAGACGAAATCTTGTTTGTAGAGTCAGATGTTCTGGCTCCATGTGCTTTGGGTGCGATCGTAAACGATCAAACTATCACTAAGCTTAAAACCAAAATCATCGCTGGTGGCGCGAACAACGTTCTTGCTGAAGCACGTCATGGTGACCAATTGAAAGAATTGGGCATTCTTTACGCTCCAGACTACGTAATCAACGCTGGTGGTTTGATGAACGTATTCGTCGAGCTTGAAGGTTATTCTCCAGAGCGCGCATTTGAAAAAACAAAACGCGTTTACAATAACATCCTTAAAGTTTACGAGATCGCAAAACGCGATAATATCGGTACGCACACAGCTGCTGACCGTTTGGCTGAAGAACGTATCAGCACAATCGGCCGCTTGAAACAGCGCCATCCAGGTAAATCTTCTCGCTCTTTCACGACGCTAAAAGAAGTTTACAACCGTTAA
- the argS gene encoding arginine--tRNA ligase → MIKHDAVRLLATQKISEAIQKMGQNLSDDEIYKALVEPPQSEMGDLAFGCFTLAKALKKGPPQIAAEIAQNFTADSTVQKVQAAGPYLNLTFSPAFHGEKVVASILDGSMFKKQLVESSPKTMFEYSQPNTHKELHVGHMRNLCLGAAIVSMLKYSGRDVVSSTFPGDMGTHVAKCLWYMKKHNQEPAPETGKGEWLGRMYSKANLLLEDQNGTPQEVINRQELTAILQELESKSGPYYELWKETREWSIQLMKSVYAWADVEFDEWYFESEMDGPSTAWVKELYAQGKLEKSEGAIGKNLEAENLGFCMLLKTDGTGLYATKDLLLAKHKFEDVHIEKSVYIVDMRQALHFKQVFRVLEMLGFEQAKNCFHLQYNYVELPDGAMSSRKGNIVPLTELVHRMEDHVKTTYLSRYENEWSKEDINTIAGQVAKGAIFYGMLRIDTNKKIVFDMNEWLKLDGESGPFVQYSYARIASLGRKFPRTEGVKINWASLTHSSERQLLQALASFNSNMALASENFRPAAMCTYLYELAKKFNVFYHECPIGTEKDETVRAARLALSAAVGMTLKQGLSVLGIPAPEKM, encoded by the coding sequence ATGATCAAGCACGACGCCGTTCGCCTTTTAGCGACTCAAAAAATCTCTGAAGCCATTCAAAAAATGGGTCAAAACCTTTCTGATGATGAAATCTATAAGGCCCTTGTTGAACCACCACAATCTGAAATGGGTGATCTGGCATTTGGTTGTTTTACTTTGGCAAAAGCGCTTAAAAAAGGTCCTCCGCAAATCGCTGCAGAAATCGCGCAAAATTTTACTGCTGATTCAACAGTTCAAAAAGTTCAAGCAGCCGGTCCTTATTTAAATCTTACTTTCTCGCCGGCATTTCATGGTGAAAAAGTCGTCGCAAGCATCCTTGATGGATCTATGTTTAAAAAACAGCTTGTGGAATCTTCTCCAAAGACAATGTTCGAGTATTCACAGCCGAACACCCACAAAGAGCTTCACGTGGGACATATGCGCAACCTTTGTTTGGGCGCTGCCATTGTTTCCATGCTTAAGTATTCGGGTCGGGATGTGGTTTCATCAACGTTCCCTGGCGACATGGGCACCCACGTGGCGAAATGTCTTTGGTATATGAAAAAGCACAACCAAGAACCTGCTCCAGAAACTGGAAAAGGGGAGTGGTTGGGGCGCATGTATTCAAAGGCCAACCTTTTGCTTGAAGATCAGAATGGTACACCTCAAGAGGTTATCAATCGCCAAGAGTTGACTGCCATCCTTCAAGAGCTTGAATCAAAATCAGGTCCTTATTATGAACTTTGGAAAGAGACCCGGGAATGGTCTATCCAATTAATGAAAAGCGTTTACGCGTGGGCTGATGTTGAATTTGACGAATGGTATTTTGAATCAGAAATGGATGGTCCGTCTACGGCGTGGGTAAAAGAACTTTACGCCCAAGGTAAACTTGAAAAATCCGAAGGTGCCATCGGTAAAAATCTGGAAGCAGAAAATCTAGGTTTCTGTATGCTTTTAAAAACGGACGGCACAGGTCTATATGCCACGAAGGATTTATTGTTAGCCAAACATAAATTCGAAGACGTGCACATTGAAAAAAGCGTTTACATCGTGGATATGCGCCAGGCTTTGCACTTTAAACAGGTGTTTCGAGTTTTAGAGATGCTGGGTTTTGAGCAGGCTAAAAACTGCTTCCACTTACAATACAACTACGTAGAGCTTCCTGATGGAGCAATGAGTTCGCGCAAAGGAAATATCGTTCCATTGACAGAACTTGTTCATCGCATGGAAGACCACGTGAAGACGACTTATTTAAGTCGTTATGAAAATGAATGGTCTAAAGAAGATATCAATACGATTGCGGGTCAAGTAGCAAAGGGTGCGATTTTCTATGGCATGCTTCGCATCGACACTAACAAAAAGATCGTATTTGATATGAATGAATGGTTGAAGCTTGATGGTGAGTCAGGACCTTTTGTTCAGTATTCTTACGCTCGTATCGCAAGCTTGGGACGAAAATTCCCACGCACTGAAGGTGTTAAGATAAACTGGGCCTCTTTAACGCATTCTTCTGAACGTCAGTTGTTGCAAGCCTTGGCATCATTCAATTCCAACATGGCTTTGGCATCTGAAAACTTCAGACCCGCAGCGATGTGTACTTACCTTTATGAGCTGGCGAAAAAGTTTAACGTCTTTTATCACGAATGCCCGATTGGAACTGAGAAAGATGAAACTGTGCGCGCAGCTCGTTTGGCGTTAAGTGCGGCTGTGGGGATGACACTGAAGCAAGGTCTTTCTGTGTTGGGCATCCCGGCTCCAGAAAAGATGTAA
- a CDS encoding tyrosine-type recombinase/integrase, protein MSSPSRYQLNKNKYLLSPETERLRKILGDFQDKDPRNCLMIWTALRTGARAQEVLNIQRSDLNPYDESVFIRGLKGSNDREIPLHSDLFNRLHRFAENQGGTKVFPITYPRLYQIWEMYRPVPKKFHALRHTFAIELYQKTKDLRLVQVALGHRNITNTMVYADYIYSQQELKKLIL, encoded by the coding sequence ATGTCTTCGCCATCCCGGTACCAACTCAACAAAAACAAGTATCTTTTAAGCCCCGAAACGGAACGCTTACGCAAGATTCTGGGGGATTTCCAGGATAAGGATCCCCGCAATTGTTTGATGATTTGGACAGCTTTAAGAACCGGGGCCCGGGCCCAGGAAGTTTTAAATATCCAAAGAAGTGATCTGAATCCCTATGATGAAAGTGTTTTTATCCGGGGTTTAAAAGGCTCTAATGACCGGGAAATCCCCCTTCATTCTGACCTTTTTAATCGACTTCATCGTTTCGCCGAAAATCAAGGGGGAACCAAGGTTTTTCCGATCACCTATCCCCGGCTTTATCAGATCTGGGAAATGTACCGCCCAGTGCCTAAAAAATTCCACGCTTTAAGGCATACTTTTGCGATCGAGCTTTATCAGAAGACGAAGGATTTAAGATTGGTCCAGGTAGCGTTGGGGCATCGAAACATCACGAATACGATGGTTTACGCGGATTACATCTATTCTCAGCAGGAACTTAAGAAACTCATTCTTTAA
- a CDS encoding C1 family peptidase produces MRNYIKPVGATLALSMILHVSPNFALASAENPGLREMTAEENQKLHKTKIKKVRPNRLGLERVNKERQSRGEAPISEDTNLPEVETEDSLGASAKKGGNTQEPILSATAVTTPAQVDNSNHPAFPPIGNQGSIGSCVAWATTYYMMSHEVCLTLGCNNKNYAQRIYSPKWTYNMINGGVDNGSYFSDAFSVLEKHGAATQTDFPYDSDYRAWDMNSEHWKRAINSRMKAASYATINTDAGMATVKQLLANGHVVVVGTYINSWQYRTVQVRPGVSSPFAGQWIATHMNGKVSGHAMTIVGYDDNIWTDINGNGAVEAAELGAFKFANSFGNTWRNAGYAWASYDAFRVSTTVPNFYPSGRIQLTQSGNATYSTYTSYTPKLIAEVRMSHALRSQISLAFGQSSTSGTSPSSQWTPFAFVGRGGGYAFNGTTSEVEGSFFFDISSLAASDVNTQKFYLISKDSTSGAVLTTRAFNVVNPSVGNTLMAAAGVPMTTDATTKTLVASAAAAPAPAPAPAPTPTPTPVPSDTTAPTMPGSFNIAPALYNNGLNAKVTLTWTASSDNVGVAKYRIFVNGSVFAETTSLNYVHMNITKNVTYNYQVAAVDAAGNVSAKTAIKSITWR; encoded by the coding sequence ATGAGAAATTATATTAAGCCTGTGGGGGCTACTCTTGCTCTCAGCATGATTCTGCACGTTTCTCCTAACTTCGCATTGGCTTCAGCGGAAAATCCTGGTCTTCGTGAGATGACAGCTGAAGAAAACCAAAAACTTCATAAAACAAAGATCAAAAAGGTTCGTCCTAACCGTTTGGGTCTTGAGCGCGTAAATAAAGAAAGACAGTCTCGCGGTGAGGCTCCAATTTCAGAAGACACAAATCTTCCAGAAGTTGAAACAGAGGACTCTTTAGGTGCTAGCGCTAAAAAAGGTGGAAACACTCAAGAACCGATTCTATCAGCAACAGCTGTAACGACTCCGGCCCAAGTGGACAACTCAAATCATCCTGCCTTTCCACCGATCGGAAACCAAGGCTCGATTGGTTCGTGTGTAGCGTGGGCAACAACTTACTATATGATGAGCCACGAAGTGTGCTTGACGTTAGGTTGTAACAATAAAAACTACGCTCAGCGTATCTATTCGCCAAAGTGGACATACAACATGATCAACGGTGGCGTGGATAACGGTTCTTACTTTTCTGACGCTTTTTCAGTGTTAGAAAAACACGGAGCTGCGACTCAAACAGATTTCCCCTATGACTCTGATTACAGAGCTTGGGATATGAATTCTGAACACTGGAAACGCGCTATTAACTCGCGCATGAAAGCGGCGAGCTACGCTACTATCAATACGGACGCTGGTATGGCAACAGTAAAACAACTTTTAGCCAACGGTCACGTGGTTGTAGTTGGTACTTACATCAATAGCTGGCAATACCGCACAGTTCAAGTTCGTCCTGGCGTTTCGTCACCATTTGCAGGGCAATGGATTGCTACGCACATGAATGGCAAAGTGAGCGGTCACGCAATGACGATCGTTGGTTACGATGACAACATCTGGACTGACATCAATGGTAACGGTGCCGTTGAAGCCGCAGAACTGGGCGCCTTCAAGTTTGCCAATTCATTTGGTAACACTTGGAGAAATGCTGGTTACGCTTGGGCTTCTTACGATGCTTTCCGCGTCAGCACGACAGTTCCAAATTTTTATCCATCAGGTCGTATTCAATTAACCCAAAGTGGTAATGCGACTTATTCTACTTACACGTCTTACACTCCTAAGTTGATCGCGGAAGTTAGAATGTCCCATGCTCTTCGTTCGCAAATTTCTTTAGCGTTCGGACAGTCAAGCACTTCTGGCACGAGCCCCTCTTCACAATGGACGCCATTTGCGTTCGTAGGTCGCGGTGGTGGTTACGCGTTTAACGGAACGACTTCAGAGGTGGAAGGAAGCTTCTTCTTTGATATCTCTTCTTTAGCAGCTTCAGATGTGAACACCCAAAAGTTCTATCTGATCTCTAAAGACAGCACTTCTGGAGCTGTTTTAACTACAAGAGCTTTCAACGTTGTAAATCCGTCGGTAGGTAATACTTTGATGGCTGCAGCAGGTGTTCCAATGACAACTGATGCAACAACGAAGACTTTGGTAGCTTCAGCAGCGGCTGCACCGGCGCCTGCTCCAGCTCCAGCTCCAACACCGACTCCAACACCAGTGCCTTCTGATACGACGGCTCCAACAATGCCGGGCAGCTTTAATATTGCCCCAGCATTGTACAACAACGGTCTGAATGCGAAGGTGACATTAACTTGGACTGCGTCTTCTGATAATGTGGGTGTGGCTAAATACCGCATCTTTGTGAACGGTTCTGTTTTTGCTGAAACGACTTCCCTAAACTACGTACATATGAACATCACTAAAAACGTGACTTATAACTATCAAGTTGCAGCAGTGGATGCTGCGGGCAACGTGTCTGCTAAAACAGCTATTAAGTCTATAACTTGGAGATAA
- a CDS encoding 2OG-Fe(II) oxygenase family protein, giving the protein MIKTLFPTFVYYAPLKSKDLGPLNKDLKKESLKIAEIDEQGQEWSEKNYPGGFTSYGSMAQLHRFSSTFEELEKEIDKHVRKFVKHLEMDINPKELKMTSCWVNIMPSNVTHSMHLHPLSVISGTYYVQTPKNCSAIKFEDPRFDSFMASPPRKHNAKTHNQRHYALEPQEGNVVLFESWLRHEVPKNASDKERISISFNYDWV; this is encoded by the coding sequence ATGATTAAAACTCTTTTTCCGACCTTTGTTTATTATGCTCCGTTAAAATCCAAAGATCTTGGTCCGCTTAATAAGGATTTAAAAAAAGAATCCTTAAAAATTGCTGAAATCGATGAACAAGGCCAAGAGTGGTCAGAAAAAAACTATCCAGGGGGATTTACTTCCTATGGATCCATGGCGCAGTTGCATCGCTTTTCTTCGACTTTTGAAGAGCTAGAAAAAGAGATCGATAAACACGTAAGAAAATTCGTAAAGCATCTTGAGATGGATATTAATCCAAAAGAACTTAAGATGACGTCCTGTTGGGTCAATATCATGCCTAGCAACGTTACTCACAGTATGCACTTGCATCCGCTTTCAGTGATCAGCGGCACTTATTATGTTCAGACACCAAAAAACTGTTCAGCAATTAAGTTTGAAGATCCGCGCTTTGATTCCTTTATGGCGTCCCCACCAAGAAAACATAACGCCAAAACTCACAACCAAAGACATTACGCCTTAGAACCCCAAGAAGGAAATGTGGTTTTATTTGAAAGCTGGCTTCGTCATGAGGTCCCTAAAAATGCTTCAGACAAAGAGCGCATTAGCATCAGCTTTAATTACGATTGGGTGTAG
- a CDS encoding ABC transporter ATP-binding protein, translating into MEQALGIKIKTLSKSFGSKTVIKDLSVEITPGSFVTLLGPSGCGKSTLLRLIAGLDNPTVGELALSPSGKKKFGFVFQEANLLPWKTVKENVSLPFELDEDLKSISKPARDEKVFEALRKVKLEGSENLFPHELSGGMKMRVSIARALVSNPRLLLMDEPFAALDENTRFEMQDQLLQLWETEKMTVVFVTHSLYEASYLSQRVIMLKAPGAIISSDMNLALPPKRNLELRTSEAFNSVLKELTERFRS; encoded by the coding sequence ATGGAACAAGCCCTGGGAATTAAGATAAAAACGCTGTCGAAAAGTTTTGGCTCTAAAACAGTCATCAAAGATCTTAGCGTTGAAATTACTCCTGGCAGCTTTGTTACATTGTTAGGTCCTTCTGGGTGCGGTAAATCCACTTTACTTCGCCTGATCGCAGGTCTTGATAATCCAACAGTAGGGGAGTTAGCACTCTCCCCGTCTGGAAAGAAAAAATTTGGCTTCGTCTTTCAGGAAGCCAATTTACTTCCTTGGAAGACTGTAAAAGAAAATGTCAGCCTGCCGTTTGAGTTGGATGAAGACTTAAAGAGCATTTCTAAACCAGCCCGCGACGAAAAAGTTTTTGAGGCTTTAAGAAAAGTAAAACTTGAAGGCAGTGAAAACTTATTTCCCCATGAACTTTCTGGCGGAATGAAAATGCGCGTATCCATTGCGCGCGCCTTAGTTAGTAATCCCAGACTTTTGTTAATGGATGAACCTTTCGCCGCTTTAGATGAAAACACCCGTTTTGAAATGCAAGATCAGCTTCTGCAATTATGGGAAACCGAAAAGATGACGGTGGTGTTCGTGACCCATTCATTGTACGAAGCTAGCTACCTATCCCAACGAGTGATCATGTTAAAAGCCCCTGGCGCGATTATTTCTTCAGACATGAACTTGGCACTGCCGCCAAAAAGAAACTTGGAATTAAGAACCTCTGAAGCTTTTAACAGCGTATTAAAAGAACTTACTGAAAGGTTTAGATCATGA
- a CDS encoding ABC transporter permease, translating into MKKVLPALVFFCLLVLGLELAVKWDLLAESLIPAPSTVVKTLVELQADFLAAFFETLKNVVIGLLMSIVFGGGLALIFSLSDLLKRAILPFAIFFQTVPIIAIAPLLVIYFGFGAPTVIASSFIVSIFPMIANTLMGLESASEAQKDLFKIYHASPLKILFKLKLPIAYSYVYSGLKISAGLSIIGAIAGEFVSGGGLGALIDSARTQQRVDIVFAALLLLSLMGLLFLATLEILNRLILKRRPFAMN; encoded by the coding sequence ATGAAAAAGGTCTTACCCGCTTTAGTCTTTTTTTGCTTATTGGTTCTTGGTCTTGAGCTTGCTGTAAAATGGGATCTCTTAGCTGAATCCCTAATACCCGCACCCAGCACTGTCGTAAAAACTTTGGTAGAGCTGCAAGCTGATTTCTTAGCTGCATTTTTTGAAACATTAAAAAACGTCGTCATTGGCCTACTCATGAGTATTGTTTTCGGTGGCGGATTAGCTTTGATATTTTCACTCTCAGATCTTTTAAAAAGAGCGATCTTACCTTTCGCTATTTTCTTTCAAACTGTTCCAATCATCGCAATTGCACCTTTATTGGTGATCTACTTTGGCTTTGGCGCACCGACGGTTATTGCTTCTAGCTTTATCGTTTCAATCTTTCCTATGATCGCAAATACTTTGATGGGGCTGGAAAGTGCCAGCGAAGCTCAGAAAGATTTGTTTAAAATCTATCATGCCTCCCCGTTAAAAATATTATTTAAACTAAAACTTCCCATTGCTTATTCGTATGTCTACTCAGGCTTAAAAATCTCTGCGGGTCTTTCCATCATCGGCGCCATTGCTGGTGAATTCGTCAGCGGCGGGGGCTTAGGCGCCTTGATTGATTCTGCGCGCACCCAGCAAAGGGTAGATATTGTCTTTGCAGCCCTTTTATTGTTATCACTGATGGGTCTTTTATTTTTAGCAACTTTAGAAATTCTGAATCGATTGATTTTAAAGCGTCGACCTTTTGCGATGAACTAA
- a CDS encoding ABC transporter substrate-binding protein: MKHILGFLIFLLSFNATAETITLALNWKAEPEFGGFYAAALEGMFKKHGLDVKIQEGGSGTPTVQMLANNKVEFAIVSADEIILSHDRNPKNKVKALFAVYHTAPYIIMTHAERNFKNLKEVFMSDGVIALQSGLPYYGFLVNKFGKPKAKIVPYLGGVANFVNDKKFSQQGFILSEPVSAEKAGAKTKNFIIAEEGFNPYLVVIAATEETLKRKPEIAKKLVQASREGWESYLKDPTATNKHMATLNKAMDLDSFNKGAAMQKPLIQTKGSPLGTMTLERWQTLVQQLKDLKLIKNDVKAAELFTNF; the protein is encoded by the coding sequence ATGAAACACATTCTTGGCTTTTTAATTTTCCTTCTTTCTTTCAACGCCACTGCGGAAACAATCACTTTGGCACTCAACTGGAAAGCAGAGCCAGAGTTTGGTGGCTTTTATGCCGCAGCTTTAGAAGGAATGTTTAAAAAACACGGTCTTGATGTTAAGATTCAAGAAGGTGGCTCTGGAACTCCGACAGTGCAAATGCTTGCAAACAATAAAGTGGAATTTGCCATCGTCAGTGCGGATGAAATCATTCTTTCCCACGATAGAAATCCAAAAAACAAAGTCAAAGCGCTGTTCGCGGTTTATCATACAGCTCCGTACATCATCATGACCCATGCTGAAAGAAACTTTAAAAATCTTAAAGAAGTTTTTATGAGTGACGGTGTGATCGCCTTGCAATCAGGACTTCCCTACTATGGATTTTTAGTGAACAAATTCGGTAAGCCAAAAGCGAAGATCGTTCCCTATCTTGGTGGTGTTGCGAATTTCGTGAATGACAAAAAATTTTCGCAACAAGGATTCATTCTTTCTGAACCAGTAAGTGCAGAAAAAGCAGGAGCAAAAACTAAGAACTTCATCATCGCTGAAGAGGGATTTAATCCCTATCTCGTAGTGATCGCAGCGACGGAAGAAACTTTAAAGAGAAAACCAGAAATTGCGAAAAAGCTCGTACAAGCCTCCCGCGAAGGTTGGGAATCTTATTTAAAAGACCCAACGGCCACTAATAAACACATGGCGACTTTGAACAAAGCCATGGATTTAGATAGCTTTAATAAGGGCGCAGCAATGCAAAAGCCTCTAATTCAGACGAAGGGTTCACCCCTAGGAACGATGACTCTAGAGCGCTGGCAAACGCTGGTGCAACAGCTTAAAGACCTTAAACTTATCAAAAACGACGTGAAGGCCGCGGAGCTTTTCACCAATTTCTAA